The following are encoded together in the Spirosoma oryzicola genome:
- a CDS encoding RagB/SusD family nutrient uptake outer membrane protein, translating to MKKIQVVTSLLIALLSSASCKEALEETPYSFVGPDQIGTTTEADAKLWVNGVLNTLNSGSFFAYAVYNRPLEVDADDITGKDFAFQAMGAGNFQSTSDINTFWGGPYTLIERSNYAITKINKMTIDEGVKNNALGQLYFLKGWAYAQLVKAFGPVPIFRKSVTEGENANQPRASVSDVYTHIVENLKQAEQLLYTRTNAKYEAGRLSQEAAKTLLAKVYLTMASGALKGAQVTVLGGKQYETVGNVRRRIPPTAHTYTKQVVAGHESFDAAAYFELARQKAKEVIDMQKAGSPIGLFSKYMDVWSIANRNRGEHLWQMNAISGSEQFGNFLSYHYVGFLMANGAIDGALYGMSDHWYELFGDNDQRITDGVQHRWRMFSNAAWHYYPGKDSLKVKNSATVSTREGYLPTDIYSPDQFHVAKLSKYAQVADRTVQRADMPFPFIRYAETLLIFAEAENEVSGPTPAAYDALNAVRTRSGASPAPTLNQQQLRSYILQERQRELALEGHRAWDLRRWGIYLQAMNEIDIDANNIIKRRQEKHLLLPIPLNEINGNTSINENNPGW from the coding sequence ATGAAAAAAATACAAGTAGTCACCAGTTTGCTGATCGCCCTGTTGAGCAGTGCCTCCTGCAAAGAAGCACTGGAAGAAACACCCTACTCGTTTGTTGGTCCTGACCAGATTGGTACGACTACCGAGGCCGATGCGAAACTATGGGTCAACGGTGTGCTGAATACGCTGAACAGCGGATCGTTTTTTGCCTATGCCGTGTACAATCGGCCACTGGAAGTTGATGCCGATGACATTACCGGAAAAGATTTTGCTTTTCAGGCCATGGGGGCGGGTAACTTTCAGTCTACATCCGACATCAACACGTTCTGGGGTGGCCCCTACACGCTGATCGAACGGAGCAACTACGCCATCACCAAGATCAATAAGATGACGATTGACGAGGGCGTGAAAAACAATGCGCTCGGTCAGCTATACTTTCTGAAAGGCTGGGCCTACGCTCAACTGGTAAAAGCCTTTGGACCCGTCCCTATTTTCAGGAAATCGGTTACAGAAGGCGAGAACGCCAACCAGCCCCGCGCTTCCGTAAGTGACGTGTACACGCATATCGTTGAGAATCTGAAGCAGGCGGAGCAATTGCTGTATACCCGCACGAATGCCAAATACGAAGCGGGTCGGCTAAGTCAGGAAGCCGCCAAGACGCTGTTAGCCAAAGTCTACCTCACGATGGCATCGGGGGCGTTGAAGGGAGCGCAGGTTACCGTGTTGGGTGGCAAACAATATGAAACCGTTGGTAACGTGAGACGCCGGATTCCACCAACGGCGCATACTTATACCAAGCAGGTGGTAGCTGGTCATGAGTCGTTCGATGCCGCTGCGTATTTTGAGTTGGCCCGTCAAAAAGCCAAGGAAGTGATCGACATGCAAAAAGCCGGTTCGCCTATCGGCCTTTTTTCAAAGTACATGGATGTCTGGAGCATTGCGAATCGCAACCGGGGAGAGCATCTCTGGCAGATGAACGCTATTTCGGGTTCTGAGCAATTCGGCAATTTCCTGTCCTATCATTACGTAGGGTTTCTGATGGCAAACGGAGCTATCGACGGAGCGCTGTACGGTATGTCGGACCACTGGTACGAGCTATTCGGCGACAACGACCAGCGGATTACGGACGGGGTTCAGCACCGTTGGCGCATGTTCAGTAATGCAGCCTGGCATTATTATCCGGGTAAAGACAGCTTGAAGGTAAAAAACAGCGCGACCGTTTCCACGCGTGAAGGCTATCTGCCAACGGATATTTATTCGCCCGATCAGTTTCACGTAGCCAAACTCAGCAAGTACGCGCAAGTTGCTGATCGCACGGTTCAGCGGGCCGATATGCCGTTTCCGTTTATCCGCTACGCCGAGACGTTGCTAATTTTTGCCGAAGCGGAAAATGAAGTAAGCGGACCCACACCAGCGGCTTATGACGCACTCAATGCCGTACGTACCCGGAGTGGCGCTAGTCCCGCACCAACCCTGAACCAGCAACAATTGCGATCCTATATTCTCCAGGAACGTCAGCGGGAATTAGCGCTGGAAGGTCACCGTGCCTGGGACTTACGGCGTTGGGGTATCTACCTGCAAGCCATGAACGAAATTGATATTGATGCCAACAATATCATCAAGCGTCGTCAGGAAAAACACTTGCTGTTACCGATACCACTGAATGAAATCAACGGTAATACGAGTATAAATGAAAACAATCCGGGTTGGTAA
- a CDS encoding Gfo/Idh/MocA family protein, producing the protein MAKQLNIGIVGYKFMGRAHSNAWKKAPLFFDVPSQPVLKVACGRHQASLQEFAQKWGWEETETDWKKMIARPDIDIVDVALPQNLHYEVAMAAARAGKHIFCEKPLAMNSRQAEEMLRVCEENHVTHYLNHNYRRLPAVLLAKKMIQTGKLGRLFHWRCAYQQDWIVDPNFPLTWQLRKETAQAGPQWDLNSHAVDLAHFLIGDIDTVSALTTNFVTERPLADESTSGNLTAETLGDQKGPVTVEDAALMLVQFQNGAVGSFEATRFATGKKNGLTFEIYGSKGSVKFDLERMNELQYYSLNDEAGEQGFRTIQATDPTHAYMQGWWPPGHIIGYEHTFVHAVVDFLWAIDGNKPIEPNFSDGLRILTVLEAGLESAATGQRVKLN; encoded by the coding sequence ATGGCAAAGCAACTCAACATTGGGATCGTCGGCTACAAATTTATGGGCCGCGCCCACAGTAATGCCTGGAAAAAGGCTCCTTTATTTTTCGATGTGCCAAGCCAGCCGGTGCTAAAAGTGGCCTGCGGACGGCATCAGGCGTCTTTACAGGAATTTGCGCAGAAATGGGGTTGGGAGGAAACCGAAACTGACTGGAAGAAAATGATCGCCCGACCCGATATTGACATTGTCGATGTGGCCCTTCCTCAAAATCTCCATTACGAAGTAGCCATGGCTGCGGCACGGGCGGGAAAGCATATCTTTTGCGAAAAGCCGCTGGCTATGAACAGCCGGCAGGCCGAAGAAATGCTGCGGGTGTGCGAAGAAAATCACGTAACCCATTATCTCAACCACAATTACCGGCGTTTGCCAGCGGTTCTGCTGGCTAAGAAAATGATCCAGACTGGTAAGCTCGGTCGGCTCTTTCACTGGCGTTGCGCGTATCAGCAGGACTGGATTGTTGATCCCAACTTCCCGCTGACCTGGCAATTGCGAAAAGAAACCGCACAAGCCGGTCCGCAGTGGGATTTGAATTCGCACGCTGTCGATCTGGCGCATTTCCTGATCGGCGACATAGACACGGTTTCGGCCCTGACCACCAATTTCGTTACCGAACGTCCACTGGCCGATGAATCAACGTCGGGCAACCTGACCGCTGAAACGCTCGGTGACCAGAAAGGCCCTGTTACGGTTGAAGATGCGGCTTTGATGCTGGTTCAGTTTCAAAACGGTGCGGTTGGCTCTTTCGAAGCGACGCGTTTTGCCACCGGTAAAAAGAACGGCCTCACCTTCGAAATCTACGGCAGCAAAGGAAGTGTCAAATTCGATCTGGAGCGTATGAATGAGCTGCAATACTATTCGCTAAATGACGAGGCCGGTGAGCAAGGCTTTCGGACGATTCAGGCTACTGATCCCACTCACGCGTACATGCAGGGCTGGTGGCCGCCGGGGCACATCATTGGCTACGAACACACGTTTGTGCATGCGGTCGTTGACTTCCTTTGGGCTATCGACGGCAATAAACCAATTGAACCGAATTTTTCGGATGGCTTACGAATCCTGACCGTGCTCGAAGCGGGTCTTGAATCAGCTGCGACAGGTCAGCGCGTTAAACTCAATTAA
- a CDS encoding sugar phosphate isomerase/epimerase family protein: protein MKVGIDSYCYHRLFGEVYTGQNQPEHRLSFEDFLTKINGLGIDGVSLESCFIPQFDDSYLQGVKAHLDASGMDRVYAWGHPDGLEGGSNERAFDEMVQHIEYARLIGADVMRVVGSSLMFRFEPHEPQLEKLTRMFTEATKIAERNGVKLAVENHIDYNSDEILQLVKGVNSPYFGVNFDSGNFLRVLDDPIQAMEKLAPYVYATHIKDLRPVKGVPVNEWYFFSCVPTGEGLIPNEKLAQLLSQHNYSGFLAVEVDFLHPDYTDREEDVVRQSIQALRTITAGL, encoded by the coding sequence ATGAAAGTAGGCATCGATAGTTATTGCTATCACCGTTTGTTTGGCGAGGTGTACACCGGACAAAATCAACCCGAGCACCGCCTTTCGTTTGAGGATTTTCTGACGAAAATTAATGGCCTCGGCATTGACGGCGTTTCGCTGGAATCCTGTTTTATACCCCAGTTTGACGATTCGTATCTGCAAGGGGTAAAAGCGCATCTTGATGCATCCGGCATGGATCGGGTGTACGCCTGGGGTCACCCCGATGGTCTGGAAGGAGGCAGCAATGAGCGGGCATTCGACGAAATGGTACAGCACATCGAATACGCCCGGCTGATTGGTGCCGATGTGATGCGCGTTGTGGGTAGTAGCCTGATGTTCCGCTTCGAGCCGCACGAGCCGCAGTTGGAAAAACTGACCCGGATGTTTACGGAAGCGACCAAGATTGCCGAACGTAATGGCGTGAAGCTAGCCGTTGAAAATCACATCGACTACAACTCCGACGAAATCTTGCAGCTCGTGAAAGGAGTGAACTCACCGTACTTCGGGGTAAACTTCGATTCCGGTAATTTCCTGCGGGTTTTGGATGATCCGATTCAGGCGATGGAAAAGCTGGCCCCTTACGTGTATGCGACGCACATCAAGGATTTACGACCCGTCAAGGGCGTTCCGGTCAATGAGTGGTACTTCTTTTCCTGCGTACCCACGGGTGAAGGTCTGATTCCGAATGAAAAGCTCGCACAGCTATTGAGTCAGCACAACTACTCCGGTTTTCTGGCGGTGGAGGTCGATTTTCTGCATCCCGATTACACAGACCGGGAAGAGGACGTGGTCAGGCAAAGTATTCAGGCACTCAGAACGATAACGGCAGGACTCTAA